The following proteins are encoded in a genomic region of Colletotrichum higginsianum IMI 349063 chromosome 9, whole genome shotgun sequence:
- a CDS encoding Splicing factor 3b — MAAPKMTKNQMRRAKKKELKKTQVETASKTPEPNDEKKPEEADTQEKAGEELEVKKDAETSVNGVADGPAEDDVDLDDERFAAFKDIFSKFGVSLDEDEVAKEANAGNQGEVIWDDDDIPSEDEEATGQTKLSKKKRKQLNKLSIAELKALVKIPDVVEWQDTSSSDPRLLVQIKAQRNVVPVPGHWQLKREYLSSKRGIEKPPFRLPKFIAETGITEMRDAVLEKQEQQSLKQKQRERVAPKMGKLDIDYQKLYDAFFRFQTKPELTRFGEVYYEGKESEVDFQHFRPGELTEATKEALGMPPGAPPPWLINQQRFGPPPSYPTMKIPGLNAPPPPGGSWGFHPGGWGKPPVDEFNRPLYGGDVFGLTNQAGAQVAPPVAQPLGTSEPVEKTLWGELQPRDEESEEEESEDESEDEEEEDADVPGGLATPSGIETSGGMVSSVPTDYPGQGVETSVAGEMDLRKQRRGFDTEESSHPRSAYQVIPERQQRTEGFFGSDRVYDLNQQKGAGNVPVLGQEDDSRKRKKPGDVDVALDPDALQSHDGISKDELRRRFEEGKREEGIGAKWAYEEDLSEMIAQESRKRQKVDEKRNDEKKKQSKYRF; from the exons ATGGCGGCCCCAAAGATGACGAAGAACCAAATGCggagggcgaagaagaaggagctgAAGAAGACACAGGTAGAG ACCGCGTCGAAAACCCCCGAGCCCAatgacgagaagaagcctgAGGAGGCCGACACCCAAGAGAAGGCTGGCGAAGAGCTCGAAGTTAAGAAGGACGCCGAAACCAGCGTCAATGGTGTAGCCGATGGCccggccgaagacgacgtcgacctcgacgacgagagatTTGCCGCGTTCAAGGACATTTTCTCAAAGTTTGGGGTCTCATtagacgaggacgaagtgGCGAAAGAGGCCAATGCCGGTAATCAGGGCGAGGTGATatgggacgacgacgacattcccagcgaggacgaggaggccacGGGACAGACCAAGCtctccaagaagaagcggaAGCAGCTCAACAAGCTCTCTATTGCGGAGCTCAAGGCGCTGGTCAAGATCCCCGACGTGGTCGAGTGGCAGGACACATCGTCTTCGGATCCGCGACTGCTCGTGCAGATCAAGGCTCAGAGGAACGTGGTCCCGGTTCCCGGTCACTGGCAGCTCAAGAGAGAATACCTGTCTTCGAAGCGAGGTATCGAGAAGCCGCCCTTCCGGCTACCAAAGTTCATTGCCGAGACGGGCATCACGGAAATGCGTGATGCTGTCTTGGAGAAGCAGGAACAACAGTCActgaagcagaagcagcgcGAGCGCGTTGCCCCCAAAATGGGCAAGCTGGACATCGACTATCAGAAACTCTACGACGCATTCTTCCGTTTCCAAACCAAGCCCGAGCTGACGCGGTTCGGCGAGGTATACTACGAGGGCAAAGAAAGCGAGGTTGATTTCCAGCACTTCAGACCAGGTGAGCTGACCGAAGCTACAAAGGAGGCTCTGGGCATGCCCCCAGGCGCCCCCCCGCCGTGGCTCATCAACCAGCAGCGTTTCGGCCCCCCTCCATCATATCCCACTATGAAAATTCCCGGACTCaacgcgccgccgccaccaggCGGGTCGTGGGGATTTCACcccggcggctggggcaaGCCTCCCGTCGACGAGTTCAACCGACCTCTCTACGGCGGTGACGTCTTCGGTCTCACAAACCAGGCCGGCGCGCAGGTGGCGCCTCCAGTTGCCCAACCCCTGGGTACCAGTGAACCCGTGGAGAAGACGCTCTGGGGTGAGCTTCAGCCCCGCGACGAGGAGTCTGAAGAGGAGGAATCGGAAGACGAATcagaagacgaagaggaggaagacgcggACGTCCCCGGCGGTCTTGCGACACCGAGCGGTATCGAGACCTCGGGCGGCATGGTCTCGTCCGTACCGACAGACTACCCCGGCCAGGGCGTCGAGACCTCCGTGGCGGGCGAGATGGACCTGCGGAAGCAGAGGCGCGGCTTCGATACAGAGGAGAGCTCGCACCCTCGCTCCGCGTACCAGGTCATCCCcgagcggcagcagcgcaCCGAGGGTTTCTTCGGCAGCGACAGGGTGTACGATCTCAACCAGCAAAAAGGCGCCGGCAACGTGCCGGTCCTCGGCCAGGAGGACGACAGCCGCAAGCGCAAGAagcccggcgacgtcgacgtcgcgcTCGACCCGGACGCGCTGCAGAGCCACGACGGTATTAGCAAGGACGAGTTGCGACGCCGTTTCGAGGAGGGCAAGCGTGAGGAGGGCATCGGCGCCAAGTGGGCGTATGAGGAGGACCTGTCGGAGATGATTGCGCAGGagtcgaggaagaggcaaAAGGTGGACGAGAAGCGCAACGACGAGAAAAAGAAGCAGAGCAAGTACAGGTTTTAG
- a CDS encoding Triose-phosphate transporter: protein MPHSTTSGSTIQTSSVNRSQYSPRSHSDTDNLSANGGMEKFPDHIDSYLTNGSRATSPAKTNGYALPGATTSGDRWQPRKESLQGRGVRWGGAAGQLPATRHGHGRQKSLGDAIHNIRTRGGSVGQNAHEIADALRAPVSPKLIALCVLWYTSSALTNTSSKSILTAFDKPATLTLIQFAFVATYCILFAWLANIFPSLRTTIPALKHGIRYPSRDVITTTLPLAAFQIFGHLLSSTATSKIPVSLVHTIKGLSPLFTVLAYRLVFNIRYSINTYLSLVPLTLGVMLACSGKHNKYSGELLGILYALLATIIFVTQNIFSKRLFNEAAKAEAEGQSARSQKLDKLNLLCYSSGMAFILTVPIWFWSEGTGIIGDVLHDGAVDLNEKAGSFDHGRLTIEFIFNGTFHFGQNILAFVLLSLVSPVTYSVASLIKRVFVIVIAIIWFRNQTTPLQGVGILLTFVGLYLYDRTHDRDKADRKAKMMEIKEEPLLPLNTKEAFSASQNAPVFESPMVSAGPFQSFSNGPSPRRSEDSKKSDGPSNGRARGASNAAWLAPGTKQEDTWRFGDR, encoded by the exons ATGCCTCACTCCACCACCTCCGGCTCTACGATACAAACCTCTTCGGTCAATCGATCGCAGTACTCACCAAGATCGCACAGCGACACCGACAACCTCTCTGCCAACGGCGGCATGGAGAAGTTTCCCGACCACATCGACTCCTACCTCACCAACGGCTCAAGGGCCACGAGCCCTGCAAAGACGAACGGCTATGCGCTCCCAGGCGCGACCACCAGTGGCGACCGCTGGCAGCCTCGAAAGGAAAGTCTTCAGGGTCGTGGGGTAAGATggggaggagcagcaggccaGTTGCCGGCAACACGGCACGGCCACGGCAGGCAGAAGAGTCTGGGCGATGCCATTCACAACATCCGGACGAGAGGTGGAAGCGTTGGCCAGAACGCTCATGAAATAGCCGATGCGCTGCGAGCTCCTGTCTCTCCCAAACTGATT GCGCTCTGTGTTCTGTGGTACACCTCGTCTGCCCTGACCAACACTTCCTCGAAATCCATCCTGACGGCGTTTGACAAACCCGCGACCCTCACCCTCATCCAATTCGCTTTCGTAGCGACTTACTGTATTCTATTCGCCTGGCTCGCCAACATCTTCCCAAGCCTCAGGACTACGATACCAGCCCTCAAGCATGGTATCCGCTACCCGTCCCGCGACGTCATCACGACCACTTTGCCTCTTGCCGCATTCCAGATCTTCGGCCATTTGTTAAGCTCGACAGCGACGTCAAAGATACCCGTCTCGCTCGTCCACACAATCAAGGGCCTCTCTCCCCTGTTCACGGTTCTGGCCTACAGGCTGGTGTTTAACATTCGGTATTCGATCAACACCTATTTGTCACTGGTCCCCTTGACTCTCGGGGTTATGCTAGCTTGCTCCGGCAAGCACAACAAGTACAGCGGCGAGCTTTTGGGCATTCTGTACGCTCTCCTagccaccatcatcttcgtGACGCAGAACATCTTCTCTAAACGTCTCTTCAACGaagccgccaaggccgaagccgaaggcCAATCCGCGAGGTCACAAAAGCTCGACAAGCTGAACCTGCTCTGCTATTCCTCGGGCATGGCCTTCATCCTGACGGTCCCCATCTGGTTCTGGAGCGAGGGCACCGGGATCATCGGCGATGTCCTCCACGATGGAGCAGTCGACCTGAACGAGAAAGCGGGATCCTTTGACCACGGCCGCTTGACCATTGAGTTTATATTCAACGGCACCTTCCATTTCGGACAGAACATTTTGGCCTTTGTCCTCTTGTCGCTGGTTTCGCCAGTAACATACTCCGTTGCAAGTCTGATCAAGCGTGTTTTTGTCATTGTCATCGCAATCATCTGGTTCCGGAACCAGACGACACCTCTCCAGGGGGTTGGCATCTTGCTGACCTTTGTTGGCCTTTACCTCTACGACCGAACTCACGACCGGGACAAAGCGGATCGCAAGGCCAAGATGATGGAGATCAAGGAAGAGCCTCTCCTGCCCCTGAACACCAAGGAAGCGTTCAGCGCGAGCCAGAATGCGCCGGTCTTTGAGAGCCCCATGGTCTCGGCCGGCCCGTTCCAATCCTTCAGCAACGGACCCTCGCCTCGGAGGAGCGAAGATTCAAAAAAGTCGGATGGTCCTAGCAACGGCCGAGCTCGCGGCGCGAGTAACGCCGCCTGGCTTGCACCGGGCACAAAGCAGGAAGACACCTGGCGGTTTGGAGATCGGTAA
- a CDS encoding origin recognition complex subunit Orc5, giving the protein MASLFQLPEELLLSPLYERFPCREYQIRSLATLLHPTAAPCRNLVVYGTEATGKSAVVEALLQTLSKTSDKEPEPEPSLKFAIINSIQCITGRHLFERTVASVVDAIQWEAPPKKCETLAQLMVELCKMLKYTQRPESWRLVLVFDAVDRQRDAPPTLLTALARLSESVTHFQPNPCYCELLNAYFLLFTKIPCLTCVFIVTAPPPGFLRTSFAQHIQFPNYTKQEFVKILSATPPPPTPTTTQDDTNFLWTRFCGAVCDALTTSASRTLPSCRHSCEALWPRFTAPILARTHGPREFSKLLIASRVHFQDESLLNPSIVFVKPGAASSATAVNGHGPGPAGTPSKHATAQQAMSTATADLTTLLPTTTRLLLLAAYLASHNAAKHDLVLFSTYHHGRRKRRGGGFVAPKRGRPSKHKKISRKLLGAHAFVLERMLAIFAALRCEWAADDGLAAGSVVDGDVGMAISTLASLRLLMKVGMAGDPMDRGGKWRINVGWDVIRGVGRSLGIEVEEWLVD; this is encoded by the exons ATGGCGTCACTCTTCCAGTTGCCAGAAGAGCTTCTTCTGTCTCCTCTGTATGAACGATTCCCCTGTCGAGAATATCAAATCCGATCTCTAGCCACCCTCCTCCAT CCTACAGCAGCGCCTTGTCGGAACCTGGTCGTCTACGGCACCGAGGCCACCGGCAagtccgccgtcgtcgaggccctcctGCAAACCCTCTCCAAAACCTCCGACAAGGAGCCAGAACCCGAACCGTCTCTCAAgttcgccatcatcaactcCATACAATGCATCACAGGCCGGCACCTGTTCGAGAGGACCGTCGCCTCCGTAGTAGATGCCATACAATGGGAGGCGCCACCCAAGAAATGCGAGACTCTGGCGCAGCTGATGGTTGAGCTGTGCAAGATGCTCAAGTATACTCAACGGCCCGAAAGCTGGCGCCTTGTCCTCGTCTTTGACGCAGTCGACCGCCAGCGAGACGCTCCTCCAACGCTCCTCACTGCTCTAGCAAGACTATCCGAA TCAGTCACACATTTCCAACCCAATCCCTGCTACTGCGAGCTCCTGAACGCTTACTTTCTCCTCTTCACCAAGATACCCTGCCTGACTTGCGTCTTTATCGTCACCGCCCCTCCGCCGGGCTTCCTCCGCACCTCCTTCGCGCAGCATATCCAATTTCCAAATTACACCAAACAGGAATTCGTCAAGATTCTCTCCGccaccccgccgccgccgaccccgaCGACCACACAGGACGACACAAACTTCCTCTGGACCCGCTTCTGCGGCGCCGTCTGCGATGCCCTCACGACATCGGCCTCCCGTACACTGCCCTCGTGCCGCCACAGCTGCGAGGCCCTTTGGCCGCGCTTCACCGCACCTATACTCGCGCGCACCCACGGCCCGCGCGAATTTTCCAAGCTCCTCATCGCCTCGCGCGTTCACTTCCAGGATGAGAGCCTCCTGAACCCGAGCATCGTTTTCGTCAAGCCCGGCGCGGCCTCATCGGCGACCGCCGTTAACGGCCATGGCCCGGGGCCCGCCGGGACGCCATCGAAGCACGCGACGGCGCAGCAGGCCATGagcaccgccaccgccgacctGACAACGCTGCTGCCCACCACGACGCgactgttgctgctggcggcgTACCTGGCATCGCACAACGCCGCCAAGCATGATCTGGTGCTCTTCTCGACCTACCACCACGGTCGACGCAAGCGTCGCGGCGGGGGTTTCGTGGCGCCGAAACGGGGCCGCCCCAGCAAACACAAAAAGATCTCGCGCAAGTTGCTCGGCGCGCATGCTTTCGTCCTCGAGCGCATGCTCGCCATCTTCGCGGCCCTACGATGCGAAtgggccgccgacgacgggctcgCCGCCGGGAGCGTGGTCGACGGGGACGTCGGCATGGCGATCTCGACCCTTGCGAGCTTGCGGTTGCTAATGAAGGTCGGCATGGCAGGTGATCCGATGGATCGGGGCGGCAAGTGGAGGATCAATGTGGGATGGGACGTCATCAGGGGCGTAGGGAGAAGCCTCGGTATCGAGGTGGAGGAATGGCTTGTCGACTAG
- a CDS encoding C6 zinc finger domain protein encodes MTLTPSSEQSDSAVAAVAAANHIDDKPYHSKRPHKKSRTGCRNCKARKVKCDESRPICRNCMLRKADCVFPGPSHSHSEPGPGSPSGSSTSAVSPSRSRSHTPQGSHASIDDDYNALVLREPLYIPAGDRDATDMKLLWFYTTNTFASFATQAGQVKRVDDILKIKIPSHAFESPFLMDCLLGTSALQLQHLKQDIAPSRALRYRARAFEGYRKAIEEGKPETFPALIATSLLLTALSSQMFREEGTKDLYIIDWMIVWRGIGLMIDMATPQTLWDSGLADLFVRPPINLDEAAKHIPNNLLFMISSIRPGDPDYDHISTYYDTLKYLGSLYAALVHGFNPVMTLRVVTWFTFIPKAFVELGRQKRPRALVILAHYLMFIKVARNLWWIEGIGDREIAGIVRHLGEDWYEELAAPRLALLLDDRIDITRLILADPEWDSPVDDFKAPLHDARTEMLTWVDDSGKRYKGMPQRVGDLQPADPAPRRLPWDGDGLHQDPMMLCAPGREYAERVLEAIDMGVQDMDVSR; translated from the coding sequence ATGACCCtaaccccctcctccgaaCAATCAgactcggccgtcgccgccgtcgccgctgcaAATCACATCGACGACAAGCCATACCACTCAAAACGACCCCACAAGAAGTCCCGGACAGGGTGTCGGAATTGCAAGGCCCGTAAGGTGAAATGCGACGAGTCTCGCCCAATTTGCCGTAACTGCATGCTCCGCAAGGCCGACTGTGTTTTCCCCGGACCGTCCCACTCCCACTCCGAGCCTGGCCCGGGGTCGCCATCTGGCTCCTCCACCAGTGCCGTCTCACCCTCACGCTCGCGGTCCCATACGCCACAGGGCAGCCACGCCAGCATCGACGATGACTATaacgccctcgtcctcagAGAGCCGCTCTACATCCCTGCCGGCGACAGGGACGCCACCGACATGAAACTACTTTGGTTCTACACCACAAACACCTTCGCGTCCTTCGCGACGCAGGCCGGGCAGGTGAAGCgggtcgacgacatcctcaagaTCAAGATTCCCAGCCACGCCTTCGAGAGCCCCTTCCTCATGGACTGTCTGCTGGGCACATCCGCCCTCCAGCTCCAGCATCTGAAACAGGACATTGCGCCCTCGCGCGCCCTCCGCTACCGTGCCCGCGCCTTCGAGGGCTACCGTaaggccatcgaggaggGCAAGCCCGAAACCTTTCCCGCTCTCATCGCGACCTCGTTGCTCCTCACGGCCCTGTCTTCGCAAATGTTCCGCGAGGAGGGCACCAAGGACCTCTACATCATCGACTGGATGATTGTCTGGCGCGGCATCGGTCTCATGATCGACATGGCCACGCCCCAGACCCTCTGGGACTCgggcctcgccgacctctTTGTGCGCCCGCCTatcaacctcgacgaggctgcCAAGCACATCCCCAACAACCTGCTCTTCATGATCTCCTCCATCCGACCCGGAGACCCGGATTATGACCACATCTCGACGTACTACGACACGCTTAAGTACCTCGGCTCACTCTACGCGGCGCTCGTCCATGGCTTCAATCCCGTCATGACCCTTCGCGTTGTCACGTGGTTCACTTTCATCCCCAAGGCCTTTGTCGAGCTGGGCCGACAGAAAAGGCCTCGAGCCTTAGTCATTCTCGCCCACTATTTAATGTTTATTAAAGTCGCCCGGAACCTGTGGTGGATCGAGGGTATCGGTGACCGCGAGATCGCTGGAATCGTCCGCCATCTCGGCGAGGACTGGTACGAAGAGCTTGCAGCGCCACGCCTGGCCTTACTGCTGGATGACCGAATCGATATCACGAGACTGATTCTCGCCGATCCCGAGTGGGATTcgcccgtcgacgacttcAAAGCCCCGCTACACGACGCTCGTACGGAGATGCTCACCTGGGTCGACGACAGTGGCAAACGGTACAAGGGCATGCCGCAGCGTGTTGGCGACTTACAACCAGCTGATCCCGCGCCGCGGAGGCTGCCCTGGGACGGAGATGGTCTTCATCAGGATCCGATGATGCTCTGTGCTCCGGGGAGAGAGTACGCTGAGAGAGTACTGGAGGCGATTGACATGGGTGTTCAGGACATGGATGTTTCCAGGTGA
- a CDS encoding Integral membrane protein → MARLRKIASDLEEGDDAREDTIFRLPEVLTGVHDMVWYFTKGPIAEWEKEGNLNRNASLARAVLQRDGMHCVLTGNKNPEVCHIWPFWAVNRKGQADKSLKALALVFGRERIINLRKKLANRESNTVDTPGNMITLSRQLHRFWEEGYFALEPIGPVFNTAHVSTTSSTVEEDTAKETSTPTDGDMNDPPRGLRKRASDRLRGKKEERDAKRATMQIEGVKVRFHWLKRTTHESMHTILGPNAELNPRKMWKDWEDRIVVHDVDGRPLENGQILEIFPTSQAEAPDMDILQLQWDILRMHALTGGADPVLYAPDNDYDEDGRRVSVDRPERVRALEALKDNRVELEAERPMETSPDVPEATMSEVAEVASTGRSVSGTSTLRNMAATAVNSISRRTGRAIRRLGGDDGDDSTILSGRPTTPSITRGLVSRLRPRRVSHAMAGVQTTASSADRGDHDRPFTEVDAPRSARSSGEHSQRRRQSRLPSKARLPSESRPSIEARHRTRSGRPSGEHPHKNRLSTEASTAQGGGRPSGEHSQKNRLSTEAATAQGGGRLSGEQMMLPLRPRPGTVLGEITNVASTRVTTRMSEDDAVGGENRDPAQTDVNH, encoded by the exons ATGGCGCGACTTCGAAAAATCGCGAGTGACTTGGAGGAGGGCGATGATGCGAGAGAAGATACTATATTCCGCCTTCCTGAAGTTCTCACTGGTGTACACGACATGGTCTGGTATT TTACCAAAGGACCGATTGCTGAGTgggagaaggaaggaaatCTCAACCGGAACGCGAGCTTGGCGCGAGCG GTCCTTCAACGAGACGGCATGCATTGTGTCTTGACCGGCAACAAGAATCCTGAAGTGTGCCATATCTGGCCCTTTTGGGCTGTGAACCGGAAAGGCCAAGCCGACAAATCACTCAAGGCATTAGCTTTGGTATTCGGAAGAGAGCGCATCATTAATCTCAGAAAAAAACTCGCCAATAGAGAATCCAACACTGTCGACACGCCTGGCAACATGATCACTCTCAGCAGACAGCTTCATCGATTCTGGGAAGAGGGTTACTTCGCTCTTGAACCTATCGGGCCTGTCTTCAATACGGCGCATGTCTCGACCACTTCAAGCACAGTAGAGGAAGACACCGCTAAAGAAACATCTACCCCGACAGATGGTGACATGAATGACCCCCCCCGAGGCCTCCGGAAGAGGGCTTCGGATAGGTTgagggggaagaaagagGAACGTGATGCGAAACGCGCGACCATGCAGATCGAAGGTGTCAAGGTTCGTTTTCATTGGCTCAAACGAACCACTCACGAGTCCATGCACACCATCCTTGGCCCCAATGCCGAGTTGAACCCGCGGAAGATGTGGAAAGACTGGGAGGATAGAATTGTTGTCCACGACGTTGACGGTCGGCCCCTCGAGAACGGCCAAATTCTCGAGATTTTCCCAACAAGCCAAGCTGAAGCCCCCGATATGGACATCCTGCAGCTTCAGTGGGATATCCTCCGGATGCATGCCCTGACTGGAGGTGCTGACCCGGTGCTGTACGCACCCGATAACGATTATGATGAGGATGGGCGGAGGGTCTCGGTTGATCGACCAGAAAGGGTGCGTGCTCTTGAAGCTCTGAAGGACAACCGTGTCGAGTTGGAGGCCGAGAGGCCCATGGAAACATCCCCGGACGTTCCGGAAGCAACTATGTCTGAAGTGGCTGAAGTGGCTTCCACTGGTCGATCCGTGAGTGGCACATCTACCCTCCGAAACATGGCAGCGACTGCTGTCAACTCGATATCTCGTCGAACCGGTCGAGCTATACGCCGATTGggtggcgatgatggcgacgattCGACGATTCTGTCAGGAAGACCAACGACCCCCTCCATTACTCGCGGTTTGGTTTCCAGGCTCCGACCTCGCCGTGTGTCGCACGCCATGGCCGGTGTACAGACCACAGCCTCCAGCGCTGATCGCGGAGATCACGACCGTCCATTCACTGAGGTTGATGCCCCCAGAAGCGCTCGCTCTTCGGGCGAACACTCGCAGAGGCGTCGGCAGTCTCGTCTTCCATCTAAAGCTCGCCTTCCCTCTGAATCTCGTCCTTCAATTGAGGCTAGACACCGAACGAGAAGTGGACGCCCTTCCGGCGAGCACCCGCATAAGAATCGTCTCTCTACCGAGGCCTCGACTGCACAAGGTGGTGGGCGCCCTTCGGGCGAGCACTCGCAGAAGAATCGTCTCTCTACTGAGGCTGCGACTGCACAAGGCGGTGGGCGCCTTTCGGGTGAGCAAATGATGCTGCCTTTGCGTCCCAGGCCGGGGACTGTTCTGGGAGAGATCACAAATGTAGCGAGCACAAGGGTGACCACCAGGATGTCTGAGGATGATgcagttggcggcgaaaACCGGGATCCCGCACAAACGGATGTCAACCATTGA